The proteins below come from a single Nitrospiraceae bacterium genomic window:
- a CDS encoding zinc-dependent peptidase: protein MAPLTNKSEIQQGENAHPPEHLTRVLAIIFTGIVCFLIFAILWPNQPSLLDIVIRFLGIALGGAWLYRFLTRHIRHRAMIRQAPFPTEWEKILIQNVPFYQALSLHDQNRFKEEVHIFLHEKRITGINTPVDDTVRVLVAASAIIPIFGFPGWEWEHIREILIYPTSFDEKYQMGSTQEHPISGMVGTGAMNRIMILSKPDLLLGFKQYSHGHNVGIHEFTHLLDKSDGTVDGVPEVVLPGRAIRPWLKLVQSEMTKIRKGHSDINPYGLTNEAEFFAVVSEYFFEKPVKMKQKHPALYEMLKQIFRQDPQAQITDTLKTMLRSNQASLKHSAPCPCESGKPFEQCSSTNDAKSISDK, encoded by the coding sequence ATGGCACCATTGACAAACAAATCCGAAATCCAACAGGGGGAAAATGCTCACCCCCCGGAACACCTCACCCGTGTCCTAGCCATCATTTTTACCGGAATTGTGTGTTTCCTCATCTTCGCCATCCTTTGGCCAAATCAACCGTCTTTACTCGACATCGTCATACGATTTCTGGGCATCGCGCTGGGCGGCGCCTGGTTATACCGCTTCCTGACTCGTCATATTCGGCACCGCGCCATGATTCGTCAAGCCCCGTTTCCTACCGAGTGGGAAAAAATTCTGATACAGAACGTCCCATTCTATCAGGCGCTTTCTCTCCACGACCAAAACCGTTTTAAAGAAGAAGTCCATATTTTCCTTCATGAAAAGCGAATTACCGGCATCAATACGCCGGTTGATGACACCGTCCGGGTATTGGTTGCAGCAAGTGCCATCATTCCCATATTTGGATTTCCAGGCTGGGAATGGGAACATATCAGGGAAATCCTGATTTATCCGACCTCCTTCGATGAGAAGTATCAAATGGGATCGACTCAAGAGCATCCGATTTCAGGCATGGTTGGAACAGGCGCAATGAACCGCATAATGATTTTGTCCAAACCGGATTTATTACTCGGTTTCAAACAATATTCACACGGACATAATGTGGGTATTCATGAGTTCACTCATTTATTGGATAAATCGGATGGCACCGTAGACGGGGTCCCTGAGGTTGTCCTACCCGGACGAGCCATTAGACCCTGGCTCAAACTGGTTCAGAGTGAAATGACCAAAATCCGAAAGGGGCATTCGGATATCAATCCCTATGGGCTTACGAACGAGGCTGAATTTTTCGCGGTGGTCTCAGAGTATTTTTTTGAAAAACCTGTGAAAATGAAACAGAAACACCCTGCACTCTATGAAATGTTGAAACAGATCTTTCGCCAGGATCCCCAAGCACAAATTACGGATACCCTCAAGACCATGCTCCGCTCAAACCAGGCTTCTCTGAAACATTCGGCTCCCTGCCCATGTGAAAGCGGAAAACCCTTTGAACAGTGCAGTTCCACCAATGATGCAAAATCCATCTCCGACAAATGA
- a CDS encoding CBS domain-containing protein produces MKAQDIMIRQTHTIPPQCTIGEALRKMADLRLQDFPVVDEKKRLLGTLNFWQILEWAMPPYISQGDLPDVRFAPNLVRFHERLGELKPKSVTQVMNPHPPCARPDDSVLACAALIMKTPKTVYLLPVVEGDHQLVGIISAWDVIKEIAG; encoded by the coding sequence ATGAAGGCTCAGGACATCATGATCCGTCAGACACACACCATCCCACCCCAATGTACGATCGGGGAAGCCCTTCGCAAAATGGCGGATCTGCGCCTCCAAGACTTTCCGGTTGTGGATGAGAAGAAGAGGTTACTGGGAACACTGAATTTCTGGCAGATTCTTGAATGGGCCATGCCTCCCTACATTTCTCAAGGGGATCTTCCCGATGTTCGTTTTGCACCGAACCTTGTACGGTTCCATGAACGCCTCGGAGAACTCAAACCAAAATCCGTCACTCAGGTGATGAATCCCCATCCTCCATGTGCCCGACCGGATGACTCCGTACTGGCCTGCGCGGCTTTGATTATGAAAACTCCGAAAACAGTCTATTTACTGCCCGTGGTGGAAGGAGATCATCAACTGGTGGGAATTATTTCTGCCTGGGACGTTATTAAAGAAATTGCCGGGTAG